In Hymenobacter gelipurpurascens, one DNA window encodes the following:
- a CDS encoding aspartate aminotransferase family protein encodes MLTPRQLFLRHQAQTSDFPLLLEIERAEGVYMYGPEGQRYLDLISGIGVSNVGHRHPRVLQAIHNQLDKYLHLMVYGELVQAPPAQLAQALHETLPPHLDNVYFTNSGTEAVEGALKLAKRHTGRTGLLSSHNAYHGSTHGALSITGSESFKNSFRPLLPGVGHFRHNNFEDLALIDRHTAAVVIETVQGEAGVRVPAPGYLEALRQRCTEMGALLILDEIQCGFGRTGTFWAFEQFGIEPDILLTAKGMGGGMPIGAFISSQEIMSGFKTNPILGHCTTFGGHPVSCAASLATLQVIQEENLLAGLAEKAARFRRQLVHPAIRDVRGCGLLMAVEFDSFEVLKPIIDHALWQEHILTDWFLFCDNSLRIAPPLTITNGQIDEACAALLRAIDAVVGEN; translated from the coding sequence ATGCTTACCCCCCGCCAGCTTTTCCTGCGCCACCAGGCTCAAACCTCCGACTTTCCATTGCTGCTTGAAATTGAGCGGGCTGAAGGCGTGTACATGTACGGCCCGGAAGGCCAGCGCTACCTCGATTTGATTTCCGGCATTGGCGTGAGCAACGTAGGCCACCGCCACCCCCGCGTGCTACAGGCAATTCATAATCAGCTAGATAAGTATCTGCACCTGATGGTGTACGGCGAGCTGGTGCAGGCCCCGCCCGCCCAACTGGCGCAGGCTCTGCACGAAACGCTGCCGCCGCACCTCGATAACGTGTATTTCACGAACTCCGGCACCGAGGCCGTGGAAGGCGCCCTCAAGCTGGCCAAGCGCCACACCGGCCGCACCGGCCTACTTTCCAGCCACAACGCTTACCACGGCTCCACTCACGGCGCCCTCAGCATCACGGGTTCCGAGAGCTTCAAGAACAGCTTCCGGCCGCTGCTGCCCGGTGTAGGCCACTTCCGCCACAACAACTTCGAGGACTTAGCTTTAATCGACCGCCATACCGCGGCCGTGGTCATCGAGACGGTGCAGGGCGAAGCCGGGGTGCGCGTGCCGGCGCCAGGCTACCTGGAAGCGCTGCGCCAACGCTGCACCGAAATGGGGGCTCTGCTGATTCTGGATGAAATTCAGTGTGGCTTCGGCCGCACAGGCACCTTCTGGGCTTTCGAGCAATTCGGTATTGAGCCGGATATTCTCCTGACGGCCAAAGGCATGGGCGGCGGCATGCCGATTGGGGCCTTTATTTCCTCGCAGGAAATCATGTCGGGTTTCAAGACCAACCCTATTCTAGGCCACTGCACCACGTTTGGCGGCCACCCGGTTTCGTGCGCGGCCTCCCTGGCTACCCTGCAGGTTATTCAGGAGGAAAACCTGCTGGCTGGCCTGGCCGAGAAAGCGGCCCGGTTCCGGCGGCAGCTGGTGCACCCAGCCATTCGGGATGTGCGCGGCTGTGGCCTGCTGATGGCCGTGGAGTTTGACTCGTTTGAGGTGCTCAAGCCCATCATCGACCACGCCCTCTGGCAGGAGCACATCCTCACCGACTGGTTCCTGTTCTGCGACAACTCCCTTCGGATTGCCCCGCCCCTCACCATCACCAATGGGCAAATCGATG
- a CDS encoding periplasmic heavy metal sensor codes for MKYLLRSFWAFLLLATVSWSASAQTPAARQGRLNQLENAKIAYITEKVSLTQDQAQKFWPVYNDFSTKRRELNRQMRQLRTTNLDALSDQQIKDGLGQAMDLREQEVKLEKEYFGKFQKILSIRQVGKLYGAEREFTREVIKRVADRRGGAGRSFTPSGQLDN; via the coding sequence ATGAAATACCTCCTCCGTAGCTTCTGGGCGTTTCTGCTGCTGGCCACGGTATCCTGGTCGGCCAGTGCCCAGACGCCTGCCGCCCGACAGGGCCGTCTAAACCAGCTCGAAAACGCCAAGATTGCTTATATCACCGAAAAAGTTTCGCTGACCCAGGACCAGGCCCAGAAGTTCTGGCCCGTCTACAACGACTTCAGCACCAAGCGCCGCGAGCTGAACCGCCAGATGCGCCAGCTGCGGACCACCAACCTCGATGCCCTCTCCGATCAGCAGATCAAGGATGGTCTAGGCCAGGCCATGGACCTGCGCGAGCAGGAAGTAAAGCTGGAAAAAGAGTATTTCGGGAAGTTCCAGAAGATCCTGAGCATCCGGCAGGTAGGCAAGCTCTATGGCGCCGAGCGGGAATTTACGCGCGAGGTCATCAAGCGCGTAGCCGACCGCCGCGGCGGAGCCGGGCGCAGCTTCACGCCTAGCGGCCAGCTCGATAACTAA
- a CDS encoding RNA polymerase sigma factor, with protein MEDQEILAKFDDPAARNVAFNQLVRKYQQKVYWHVRKMVIDHDDADDLTQDVFIKVWNNLANFRRDASLYTWIYRIATNECLSFLASKRRKFFLPIHDIGPELSAKVEADPGLAGDDIELRLQKAILRLPDKQRLVFNMKYYDEITYEQMSEITGTSVGALKASYHHAVKKIEQYVTEDPARD; from the coding sequence TTGGAAGATCAGGAGATACTCGCCAAGTTCGATGACCCCGCCGCCCGCAACGTGGCCTTCAACCAGCTGGTGCGCAAGTACCAGCAGAAGGTGTACTGGCACGTGCGCAAAATGGTCATCGACCACGACGACGCCGACGACCTCACCCAGGACGTCTTTATAAAAGTCTGGAACAACCTGGCGAATTTTCGGCGGGATGCTTCGCTGTACACCTGGATTTACCGCATTGCCACCAACGAGTGCCTGAGCTTTCTGGCTTCCAAGCGGCGCAAGTTTTTCCTGCCCATCCACGACATCGGCCCCGAGCTGTCGGCCAAAGTAGAGGCCGACCCTGGCCTGGCCGGTGATGATATTGAACTGCGCCTGCAGAAAGCCATTCTGCGCCTGCCTGATAAGCAGCGGCTGGTATTCAACATGAAGTACTACGACGAAATTACCTACGAGCAGATGTCGGAAATCACGGGTACCTCCGTTGGGGCCCTAAAGGCTTCATATCATCATGCCGTGAAAAAAATTGAACAATACGTGACGGAAGATCCCGCCCGTGATTAA
- a CDS encoding universal stress protein has product MEPVFVVFSDLSNAADAALAYTAQLAQQAHGRVVLVHVYQDPLLVSEVEIVGAPSSAENQRQVRAQLQLQMQQLPVPAEVEVSVNTLAETVSEVTRRYRPVLLVLGREEPASAGIFNRLEPNQAATLLEESHYPLLLVPQTWQQSPPPQRVVAATDEQPFSLRATTDALQDWLKSLPLTSTVVHVTGHDGPSHADVGLQAAQDTGLFGHLTDNSLYEVRGEAPTDGILHAAAELQAEMLVVFARPHTWLGEVFHRSITAQLLRRSTLPVLVLPTL; this is encoded by the coding sequence ATGGAACCGGTTTTCGTTGTTTTCTCGGACCTCTCCAACGCTGCCGATGCAGCGCTTGCCTATACTGCGCAACTTGCCCAGCAAGCCCACGGGCGCGTAGTACTGGTGCATGTGTATCAGGATCCGTTGTTGGTTTCGGAGGTGGAGATAGTGGGCGCCCCTTCCTCGGCCGAAAATCAGCGGCAGGTAAGGGCGCAACTGCAGCTCCAGATGCAACAGCTGCCGGTGCCCGCCGAAGTAGAAGTGTCCGTGAATACCCTGGCCGAAACCGTATCAGAAGTAACCCGTCGGTATAGGCCGGTGCTGCTGGTGCTGGGCCGCGAGGAACCTGCTAGCGCCGGGATATTCAACAGGCTGGAGCCTAACCAGGCCGCTACGTTGCTGGAAGAGTCGCACTACCCCCTGCTGCTAGTGCCGCAAACCTGGCAGCAGTCGCCACCGCCCCAGCGCGTGGTAGCAGCCACCGACGAGCAGCCCTTTTCTCTCAGGGCCACTACCGACGCCCTGCAGGATTGGCTGAAATCCTTGCCGCTCACCTCCACCGTTGTGCACGTAACCGGGCACGATGGCCCTTCCCACGCCGATGTAGGCCTGCAAGCAGCTCAGGATACCGGCCTGTTCGGGCACCTCACCGATAACAGCCTCTACGAAGTGCGCGGCGAAGCCCCCACGGATGGTATTCTGCACGCAGCAGCTGAACTGCAGGCGGAGATGCTGGTTGTCTTCGCTAGGCCGCATACCTGGCTGGGCGAGGTGTTCCATCGCAGCATCACGGCGCAGCTGCTGCGGCGTAGTACGTTGCCGGTACTGGTGCTCCCTACCCTCTGA